The following proteins are encoded in a genomic region of Candidatus Diapherotrites archaeon:
- a CDS encoding transposase — MSYCRRCGSEEIVKRGKALNALKTTWKQRYFCKKCGFKFIDKKPNLCVDYEPPKFEYKSKEIAPIDWSSYNEAQLNEKPMFLKILNDVLELFIFEQAKSNGRPLFNAKDILIAILVKIYNKNSARRTISDLKLLKELGYIEHIPCYVTLMNHFNNLNFKPILEKMIELTALPLKEVETDFAADSTGFSTSQFGRWFDEKWGEEKEKRIYRKAHVMTGTLTNVVTSCIITKQEGKGTGDSTQFKPLLNKTALNFKMKEVSADMAYLSRENIEAVIKTGALPFIPFKSNVTGTGNGLIWHTLWKFFKDRPQEFYECYHKRSNVESTFNMIKQKFSGFLMTRTYTANTNEILAKVVAHNICCLISAYFELRLERAFLTKAQETTKISILL, encoded by the coding sequence TTGAGCTATTGTAGGCGTTGCGGTTCTGAAGAAATAGTTAAGCGGGGGAAGGCTCTAAACGCTTTGAAGACTACTTGGAAGCAACGGTATTTCTGTAAAAAATGTGGTTTCAAGTTCATTGATAAAAAACCTAATCTTTGTGTTGATTATGAGCCACCAAAGTTCGAGTACAAATCCAAAGAAATAGCACCTATTGACTGGTCGAGCTACAATGAGGCACAGCTTAATGAGAAACCGATGTTTCTCAAGATTCTGAATGATGTTCTGGAACTATTTATATTTGAGCAAGCAAAGAGCAACGGCAGACCGCTATTCAATGCAAAAGACATTTTGATTGCAATATTGGTCAAAATTTACAACAAAAACTCTGCAAGAAGAACAATATCGGATTTGAAACTTCTGAAAGAACTCGGCTACATAGAGCACATCCCGTGCTATGTAACGTTGATGAACCACTTCAACAATCTGAATTTCAAGCCGATTCTTGAGAAAATGATTGAGCTTACAGCACTGCCTTTGAAAGAGGTTGAAACTGATTTTGCCGCAGATTCGACAGGCTTTTCTACTTCTCAATTTGGCAGGTGGTTTGATGAGAAGTGGGGCGAGGAAAAAGAAAAGCGAATTTATAGGAAAGCCCACGTAATGACTGGCACTCTCACAAATGTTGTCACTTCTTGCATTATCACAAAGCAGGAGGGCAAAGGCACTGGAGATTCAACACAGTTCAAGCCTCTACTAAACAAGACCGCGCTTAATTTCAAAATGAAAGAGGTATCAGCAGATATGGCTTATCTTTCACGAGAAAATATCGAGGCAGTAATCAAAACTGGCGCTCTACCATTCATTCCTTTTAAGTCAAACGTAACAGGCACTGGAAATGGCTTGATTTGGCATACTCTTTGGAAATTCTTCAAAGACCGCCCACAGGAGTTTTACGAGTGTTATCATAAACGCTCTAATGTGGAATCTACTTTCAATATGATAAAACAAAAGTTCAGTGGCTTCCTAATGACAAGAACCTATACAGCCAACACCAACGAGATTCTTGCCAAAGTTGTCGCTCATAACATTTGTTGCCTAATCTCAGCTTATTTCGAGCTAAGGCTCGAAAGGGCTTTTTTAACAAAAGCCCAAGAAACAACCAAAATTTCGATATTACTCTAA
- a CDS encoding UbiA family prenyltransferase — MPAQTHANDFLVGLVKLLRPLEWSKGFGNMAVAAIIASYAFGVQPSIPLFLAGFLAVSMLWSGLYALNDWTDREADKLHPVKKNRPIPSGAIPAGFALGLAVVLILSALAIGFSLGMLFFICLLAMLLNQLLYTLEPFSFKKRAVVDLISGSAINPVFRFYAGWVLLVPAFNAPLPALLFVVGVQFGGFTLYRLTSHSVEEKLGYKSSATVFGEGKVKALAYLAIVSSGASYFLMALNGGGFLDFWNVAGAANDLGFLPFKFFWLGVLSLLALPLYANVLLNPKKADISKVYVLVYLNYIVFVGGMIVLFFWQ, encoded by the coding sequence ATGCCAGCGCAAACACATGCAAACGATTTTCTTGTCGGCTTGGTCAAACTGCTCCGGCCGCTTGAATGGAGCAAGGGCTTCGGCAACATGGCCGTTGCGGCAATCATTGCAAGCTATGCTTTCGGCGTCCAGCCAAGCATTCCGCTTTTTCTCGCCGGCTTTCTGGCGGTTTCGATGCTTTGGTCGGGCCTCTATGCATTGAACGACTGGACCGACCGGGAGGCGGACAAACTGCATCCCGTCAAGAAAAACAGGCCTATTCCTTCGGGCGCAATTCCGGCTGGCTTTGCATTGGGCCTTGCGGTCGTTTTGATTTTGTCCGCGCTGGCGATCGGCTTTTCCCTGGGAATGCTTTTTTTCATCTGCCTGCTTGCAATGCTGTTGAACCAGCTGCTCTACACCCTTGAACCGTTTTCGTTCAAGAAGCGCGCGGTAGTAGATTTGATTTCAGGTTCCGCAATCAACCCGGTTTTCAGGTTTTATGCCGGCTGGGTCCTCCTGGTTCCGGCATTCAATGCGCCTTTGCCGGCATTGCTTTTTGTTGTCGGCGTGCAGTTCGGCGGGTTCACCCTGTACAGGCTGACTTCGCATTCCGTCGAGGAAAAGCTCGGCTATAAAAGCTCGGCAACTGTTTTCGGCGAAGGCAAAGTGAAGGCATTGGCATACCTTGCGATTGTTTCGAGCGGCGCTTCGTATTTTTTGATGGCGCTGAATGGCGGCGGCTTTCTGGATTTTTGGAACGTTGCAGGCGCGGCCAATGATTTGGGCTTTTTGCCGTTCAAATTCTTCTGGCTCGGCGTTCTTTCGCTGCTTGCCCTGCCATTGTATGCGAACGTTCTGCTTAACCCGAAAAAGGCGGACATAAGCAAGGTTTATGTTCTTGTTTACCTGAATTATATCGTGTTTGTCGGCGGCATGATTGTGCTGTTTTTCTGGCAATGA
- a CDS encoding glycosyltransferase has protein sequence MARKPVVSVIIPTLNEAKFIERCISSFQTQSVPRHDFEIIVSDSSSNDNTAEIARKIADRVVVCERMSATHGRNEGAKLASGKFLVFVDADTVVGKHFIEGVVWALEKGIAATGPIFALEKDSLRMRLFLQYWSFQSLVSTAIGFPIFPGFNFAVRRNVFEKAGGFQEKRTGEDIDLSLRLARLGKTVFSENMVVFTSTRRLKEQGIIKYAFNGFTYIFFGKSVPWHEYRKDFVPRGERR, from the coding sequence TTGGCCCGCAAGCCGGTTGTTTCCGTCATAATCCCGACGCTGAACGAGGCGAAGTTCATCGAGCGGTGCATTTCTTCTTTTCAAACCCAGTCGGTTCCAAGACATGATTTTGAAATAATCGTGAGCGACAGCTCAAGCAACGACAATACCGCTGAAATTGCCCGCAAAATTGCCGACAGGGTTGTCGTCTGCGAAAGGATGAGCGCAACTCACGGCAGGAACGAGGGCGCAAAGCTTGCAAGCGGAAAATTCCTTGTTTTTGTCGACGCCGACACGGTTGTCGGAAAGCATTTCATTGAAGGCGTGGTTTGGGCGCTTGAAAAAGGAATTGCCGCGACCGGCCCGATTTTCGCGCTTGAAAAGGATTCATTGCGCATGAGGCTTTTTCTCCAGTACTGGAGTTTTCAGTCGCTTGTTTCCACTGCAATCGGCTTCCCGATTTTTCCCGGCTTCAATTTTGCCGTGCGCAGAAACGTGTTTGAAAAGGCCGGCGGCTTCCAGGAGAAAAGGACGGGCGAGGACATTGACCTTTCATTGCGCCTTGCAAGGCTTGGAAAAACCGTTTTCAGCGAAAACATGGTTGTGTTCACTTCCACGCGCAGGCTGAAGGAACAGGGCATAATCAAGTATGCGTTCAACGGTTTCACTTACATTTTTTTCGGGAAAAGCGTGCCATGGCACGAATACAGGAAGGATTTTGTCCCGCGGGGTGAGCGCAGATGA